The following coding sequences are from one Nicotiana tomentosiformis chromosome 3, ASM39032v3, whole genome shotgun sequence window:
- the LOC138908433 gene encoding uncharacterized protein, which yields MGKQKYHSSSWDNLCYPVEEGGLGFRRLVDVSNSLTMKRWWRFGTCKTLWSNFFQARYCSNSHPVYYNVKPNHSLAWNNLIKIIEKMEELLLWRINSGNSSLWWDNWSELGVIAQIIHLQETPCNQAVSDVIVNNKWNISNLHLPELLFEQILSIPIGNHNSVDLPVWMPNSCGSFTTSSAWNCIR from the coding sequence ATGGGAAAACAAAAATATCACTCGAGTTCTTGGGATAATTTGTGCTATCCAGTAGAGGAAGGAGGCTTGGGTTTCAGGAGGTTGGTTGATGTTAGTAATAGTTTAACTATGAAAAGATGGTGGCGATTTGGAACTTGCAAGACGTTGTGGTCGAACTTCTTTCAAGCTAGATATTGCAGCAACTCTCACCCTGTTTACTACAATGTTAAACCAAATCATTCTCTCGCTTGGAATAATTTGATAAAGATCATAGAGAAGATGGAAGAGCTACTACTATGGAGGATCAACTCAGGCAATAGTAGTTTATGGTGGGACAATTGGTCAGAATTGGGTGTTATTGCTCAGATTATCCATTTGCAGGAAACTCCATGCAATCAAGCTGTTAGCGATGTTATCGTTAATAATAAGTGGAATATATCTAATTTACATCTTCCTGAATTATTGTTCGAACAGATATTGTCAATTCCCATTGGTAACCATAACTCTGTTGATCTCCCTGTGTGGATGCCAAATAGTTGTGGTAGCTTTACTACTTCATCGGCTTGGAATTGTATTAGGTAG